A genome region from Manihot esculenta cultivar AM560-2 chromosome 5, M.esculenta_v8, whole genome shotgun sequence includes the following:
- the LOC110616316 gene encoding defensin-like protein 1, whose amino-acid sequence MEKGSFGLLLLLFIVLASQEMVLPIEARVCESKSHHFRGLCTIAHNCAMVCRNEGFSGGKCRGFRRRCFCTRLC is encoded by the exons ATGGAGAAGGGATCTTTTGGGCTCTTATTGTTGCTGTTCATCGTCTTGGCTTCTC AGGAGATGGTGCTGCCCATTGAGGCTAGGGTTTGCGAGTCAAAGAGCCATCATTTCAGAGGATTGTGCACAATAGCCCACAACTGTGCTATGGTGTGTAGGAATGAAGGTTTCTCTGGCGGCAAGTGCAGAGGATTCCGTCGCCGCTGTTTCTGCACTAGGCTTTGCTAG